The region CCGGCTTCCCAATACATGCGGGAGAAGTCGGTGTGACGATAGGGCTCGATTTCGCGCCGGATGCCCTCGGCATCGTTCAATCGCCACAGGTAGTGCGGTCCGTGCGCGTCCTGGTGGGCGAAGAGTGTGCGGGTGTCGGTGCGCTGTCGCTCGGCCTGCGCCTCGGCCACCTCAGCGTCGGACAAGGGCGTCAGCTTGACATAAGCAATACGCACGATCTCCGACCGCCACGCGCCAACCTCGTCAACCGGCGCGGTCTGCCACTGCGGCTGCCCCAGCACCAGTTGCTGACCCGTCAGGTCCGCCGTGCGCCAATACAGCTCCACGAGTTGCAGGTCGTGCCCGACCTCTGGATGCGCCGGCTGCGCCGTCAGCATCGTCGGCGTCGCGTCGCCGCTCAGCCGCGCCGTCACGCATAGCCGCGCGCTCTCGTAGCCCGGCGGCGGCATCACCCCCAGCGATACCGCGTGCCATCCGGCCGCGTTCAGGTCCAGCGTCACGTCCGGCGCGGCCGTCTCGGGGCCCGCCAGCAGCATCCGGCCGCTCATGTCGCCGGCGGTGTACGACATCGCGCGCCAGCGGTGAAACGCCGGCACCGAGCCCACGGCGTCCGGCGGCTGCACGTCGCTCAGGTCGGTGATGTAGACCGGGTCGTTGACCAACCCGCGGTCGGCGATGCCGTCTGCCATATACACCTCACCCACTTGAAGGGGCTGCGGTGGATGTCTCAGCCCCGCGACTAGATCCCGCGCCGCAGAGGTGAACTTACTTTAGGCGGCGGGATTCCGAACGCACAAACCCAGCATCTCCGCTCCAGCCGCACCTCCGTCCAAACTGCACCCTCAGGCGCGCTATCGGGCGCCGCCATGTCCGTCATTCCGGCGGAAGCCGGAATCCAGCCACTCGGGGCGTCGGCATCCCGAACTGCGGGTCTCCCGCTCAGTCGGCGCCAGCCATCTCGAGCAGCTTGCCGACCGTGCGCCAATTGCGAATGGTGATCGTCGTTCCCAATGTCCGGTCGAAGTAGTCGACCGTCAGCTTCGACCGCGCCGTGCCATTCGGAAAGTGCAGATAGACCTCGCGTCCCCGAATCTCGAAGGCGTCCTGCGGCGAGCGGTCCGGATCGAGTTCCGCGATCCGCGCTGCGCTCGGCGTACTCGCCAAGAACCCCACATGAAGGTGGGCCGGGTCGGCCCCCGCCGCCAGAAACGGATTGCCGTCCACGACCGCGGTCCACTCGGCCGCCGTCCGTGTCACGACCGGCACCTCGAACCCGTGGCTTGCGGCGATCTCAGCTTCGATGAGCGACGGAAGACGCTCCGCCAGCGCCGGCTCCGCCCGGAACACGACGTTGCCGCTTTGGATATACGTCCGCACATCGGAGCAGCCCGACGCCTCGAACATCGCCCGAAGGTCGGCCATCAGCAGCTTCTTCGTGCCGCCGACATTGATGGCCCGCAGCAGCGCGATGTAAACGCCATCGCTCATGCGCCGCTCCCCCGCGATCGTCACCGAATGGCAAGACGCCGCTAAGTATCGTCCATTCCATCCGAGCCGGCGCCGAACCGGCCCTCACTTGCAGCACTCGTGTCCGCCTAGAGCCTCGCCGCCGTCATCACCTCGATCAGCCGACCCCGCAAGGGCCTCGTCGCCTGCAACAGATCGTAGAGCCGCTCCTCGACCTCAGCCTTGTTGGGCACCTTCCAATCGGGATATCCGCCAATCCTCCTCTTGAGGAACTGCCGCAACTCACCGGGTCCGTCGAACATCTCTTTCGCCGCCAACAGCTCGGCCAGGTATGCCCGGCGATGGGCATAGGCGTGGGATCGCCCCGCCAGCTTGTGGACGATCTCGACGTGCTCGTGCAGCACCACCAGGTAGGCGAATTCCGGCTCGGCGCTGACAAAGCTCTCCGGCAGATAGATGTTGCCGTCCTCGTCGTACATGGCCAGGTCCGCCCACTCGGGCCACGGATCGCAGATGAAATAGCGGACGTCGGTCCCCTCCACCTCGCACGTACCCACACGGGTCACATTGGCCTTGAGGACCGCCACGAGTTCTTGAAGCTCCGGATGCGGCAGCTTGAGCTTGTCGGTGGGCTTTGGCATTCCTGGCTACTCCTTTGTTCACTCCAGCGCCCTAGCGGCCTTTTCGCCGTGTACAACGCGCCGCAGCGCCCGTGCGCCACGCGTTCACGATCAGAACGTGGCAGGCGACCACAGCCCATGTGATCCGCCGGCCCGTTCGTGGTGAGCCCTTCGGCAAGCTCAGGGCAGGCTCCGTCGAACTACAACGGGTTGTCACCGCCGACCGATCCTCGATCATCTCGCCTGTGCCGATGGCCCGTGCGGTGAAATCTGCATCGAGTTTCCCAGCGGATGCTGACGCGCTCGCGCACGTGAGGCACGATTCCTTCATGTCCACCGACCAGCCGGCCCTCAATCCCGCCTGGCCCGTGTTGCGCCGCTATCGCGGCGAGCACCTGCGGCGCGTGGCCATGCCCATCGGCGGCATCGGCACCGGCACCGTCTCGCTGGGCGGACGCGGCAATCTCCGCGACTGGGAAATCGTCAACCGCCCCGCCAAGGGCTTCGTCCCCAACGTCCCCATCACGCGCAACATGACCGAGCCGCGCGCATTCTTCGCCGCCCGAGTTCAGGTCCAGGGCCATCCTCCTGTCACCCGACTGCTCGAAGGCGATCTCGATCCGGTCGAATATGAAGGGACGCTGGGCTCCCCAGCGTCGCACCACGGCCTGCCGCGCTTTGCCGACGCCTCGTTTCACACCGCCTATCCGCTGGCGCAGGTGTGCTTGCGCGATCCCGATGTTCCCGTCGACCTCCGCCTCGAAGCGTTCAACCCGCTCATCCCCGGCCGCGCCGACGACAGCGGACTTCCCGTGGCGGTGCTGCGCTGGATGGCCGGCAACCCGTCGGACGTCCCGATGCAGGTTTCGGTCTGCGCCGTCCTGGCCAACTTCATCGGCACCGACGGAAAGCACGGCCAGCCCAAGCGCAACGTCAACCGCTGGCGCCTGGGCAACGGCCTGCGCGGGCTCGACATGCGCTCCGACGGTGTGCCCGCCGACGCCGAGCAGTGGGGCACCCTGGCCCTCACGGTCCTCGACGCCCCTGACCAGACCGTCACCGCCCGCACCGCCTGGTACGACGTGCCCTGGGGCGACGCGCTGCTGGACTTCTGGGAGGACTTCAGCGCCGACGGCCGGCTAGACGATCGCCCGCCCGGCGCCGCCGATTCGCCCACGGCCTCACTCGCCGCAACGGTGGACCTGGCACCGGGCCAGGATCGCGCCGTCACCTTCCTGCTCGCCTGGCACTTCCCCAACCGCCTCACCTGGGACGTCATGCGCACCGGCGATGACCGCGCTGACTGGGTCGGCAATCACTATGCCGCCCGCGTCCCGGACGCCTGGACCGCCGCCGAAGACGCCGCAGCCCGTCTGCCCGACCTCGAGCGCGACACGGTCCGGTTTGTGCGCGCCTTTTGTGACGCCGACATTCCCGACGCGATAAAGGAAGCCGCGCTCTTCAACCTCAGCACGCTGCGCTCCCAGACTGCCTTTCGCAGCGCCGACGGCGGCTTCTACGGCTTCGAGGGCTGCTTCGACGACGCCGGCGCGGGCTTCGGCACCTGCACCCACGTTTGGAACTACGAGCACGCCACGGGTTATCTCTTCGGCGACCTGGCGCGGGGCATGCGCGACGTCGAGTTCAACGAGTCCACCGCCAGCGACGGCCACATGGAGTTCCGCGCGGCGCTCCCCCGCGGCCGCGCCTCCGCCTGGGGTCTGGCCGCCGCCGACGGCCAGCTTGGCTGCCTGGTCAAGCTCTACCGCGACTGGCAGCTCAGCGGTGACGACGACTTCCTGCGGCGCCTATGGCCCGGTGCGCGCCGCGCGCTCGAGTTCTGCTGGATCGAGGGCGGCTGGGACGCCGACCGCGACGGCGTCATGGAGGGCTGCCAGCACAACACCATGGACGTGGAGTACTTCGGCCCCAACCCCGAGATCGGCGGCTGGTATCTGGCGGCGCTGCGCGCGGGGGAGGAGATGGCCGCCCACGTCGGCGAGACCGAATTCGCCGCCGAGTGCCGCCGCCTCTTCGAGCAGGGACGCGCCTGGATCGACGCCAACCTCTTCAACGGCGACTACTTCGAGCACCAAATCCGACCGCAGCCGGACCGCTCGCGCATCGCCCCGGGCCTGCGCCGGCCCGAGAAGTACGCCGCCCAGAACCTAGAAGACCCCGAGCACCAGGTGGGCAGCGGCTGTCTGGTCGGCCAGCTCGTCGGCCAGGCCGCCGCCCGCCTCGGCGGGCTCGGCCCGCTGCTCGATCCCGACCACGTGGCCGCGACGCTGCGGTCGATCATGCGCCACAATTTCCGCCCGTCGATGCGGGGCCACGTCAACCACTTCCGCAGCTACGCCCTCGCCGACGAGGCCGGCCTAGTCATCGCCGCCTATCCCCGCGGCGACCGCCCCGAGCGCCCCTTCCCCTACTGCAACGAGGTTTGGTCCGGCCTCGAATACACGGCCGCCGTCGGCATGCTGCAGGAGGGCCAGCCGGACGCCGCGCTGCAAGTGATCGAGGCCGTGCGCGCCCGCCACGACGGCGCGCGGCGCAATCCGTTCGACGAGCCGGAATACGGCCATCACTACGCCCGCGCCATGGCCGCCTGGGGTGCCGTGGTCGCCGTCGCCGGCTTCGGCTACTCCGCTGTCCGCGCCGAGATGCGCTTCGCCGCCGACCCCGGCACGGCCTTCTGGTCCAACGGCTCCGCCTGGGGCACCTGCACCCGCACCAAGAACGACCACGGCTGGCACGTGCGTCTGGACGTGCTCGGCGGCGAGGTCCGCCTGCGCGCCTTCGAGCTCACGGACGTCGGTCGCGTGGAGTTCGATGCCGGATGCGAGGTGCATCTGGACAGTCCGCTCACGCTTCACATACCTGCCTAGCGAGACCTTCGCGCAACCCCTCCGTCATTCCGGCGAAGGCCGGAAGCCAGGTCCGGGGCGGCCGGGTCCCAGTCGGACACCTGAAACGGATGGTCCGAGACTCCTCGCTTCACTCGGAGATTCTGTATTCGGCCGTGAAGGATCTTCAGGTAGTTGGCTCGGTGGCCCGCGCTGCGTGCAGCGTGGGACCGGCCGTGATCGTGTCTCCCAGGCTGCACGCAGCCTGGGCCACTGGGTAGTCACCGTCGCCGATCGCACCTTTAGGTGCGAACATGCACCATGCCGAGCCGAGTCTCTACGTCGGCTCCCGCTTCACCACGGTGAAGCAAGGCGAACTGTCGAGGGGTCTGGTTGCCGCAATGCTTTGGCAACTGAACATTGACCGGGAGGAGTTTTTGACCATGACCTACGCCTACCCCTGCGAGCTCACGCCGGTGGACGACGGCAGCCTGATTGCCACCTTTCCGGATGTCCCGGAAGCCATTTCCGGCGGCGCGGACCGTTCCGAAGCCCTGGCGATGGCCGAGGACGCCCTCGCCGCGGCCCTGGCCGGCTACGTGCATGAAAAGCGGGAGATCCCCGCGCCCAGCGAAGCGGTAGAAGGTCAGGCGTTGGTCCCCGTGTCTCCGGTCGTGGCCGCCAAGCTCGCGCTGTATTCGGCCATGCGAACGCAGCGCATCACCAAGGTCGAACTCGCCCGCCGGCTGGGCATCAGCGAGTCGGCCGCGCGCAAGCTCACCAACCCGGACCATCGCTCCCACGTCAGCCAGGTCCACAAGGCGCTCAGGGCCCTAGGGCGCAGCCTGAGGGTCGAAGTCACCGCCGCCTGACGGCGAAGAGCCGCCGGGAATCACCTGACGCTTTACTTTGCGTTCGAGCGCCAGATCGAATGATCTGCGGCCAGAATTCCAGCGCTCTTGTCATTAGCAGGTCTTACATGCTGTCATTGCTATGCCATAATCCACGACACCAACTTGATCCGCGAGACGACAATGGCATTGCTCGCAGAGCGCCTGGGGCAGGTAGCAACGGAACTGCGTCTCGATCAGGCTGACTTGGCGCGAATCCTTGGGGCGAGTCCCCGCACCGTGGCGCGCTGGCTCCAGGAAGAAACTGCGCCGCGAAGAGATACGCGCGAGCGCATACTGGAGCTCGTCGCGGTGTTGAACGCCTTGTCGAAGACCGTCCACGGGCAGGCCGCCTACGACTGGCTCTATTCACCGATTCCGGCTCTCGAGCATCGAAAGCCCGCCGATCTCCTCGCCCAAGGCCGCTACCGCGAAGTATTGGGCGCGATCGACGCGTTGGCCGAAGGGGTGTTTGTCTAG is a window of Chloroflexota bacterium DNA encoding:
- a CDS encoding DUF1697 domain-containing protein; translated protein: MSDGVYIALLRAINVGGTKKLLMADLRAMFEASGCSDVRTYIQSGNVVFRAEPALAERLPSLIEAEIAASHGFEVPVVTRTAAEWTAVVDGNPFLAAGADPAHLHVGFLASTPSAARIAELDPDRSPQDAFEIRGREVYLHFPNGTARSKLTVDYFDRTLGTTITIRNWRTVGKLLEMAGAD
- a CDS encoding GH116 family glycosyl-hydrolase, which encodes MSTDQPALNPAWPVLRRYRGEHLRRVAMPIGGIGTGTVSLGGRGNLRDWEIVNRPAKGFVPNVPITRNMTEPRAFFAARVQVQGHPPVTRLLEGDLDPVEYEGTLGSPASHHGLPRFADASFHTAYPLAQVCLRDPDVPVDLRLEAFNPLIPGRADDSGLPVAVLRWMAGNPSDVPMQVSVCAVLANFIGTDGKHGQPKRNVNRWRLGNGLRGLDMRSDGVPADAEQWGTLALTVLDAPDQTVTARTAWYDVPWGDALLDFWEDFSADGRLDDRPPGAADSPTASLAATVDLAPGQDRAVTFLLAWHFPNRLTWDVMRTGDDRADWVGNHYAARVPDAWTAAEDAAARLPDLERDTVRFVRAFCDADIPDAIKEAALFNLSTLRSQTAFRSADGGFYGFEGCFDDAGAGFGTCTHVWNYEHATGYLFGDLARGMRDVEFNESTASDGHMEFRAALPRGRASAWGLAAADGQLGCLVKLYRDWQLSGDDDFLRRLWPGARRALEFCWIEGGWDADRDGVMEGCQHNTMDVEYFGPNPEIGGWYLAALRAGEEMAAHVGETEFAAECRRLFEQGRAWIDANLFNGDYFEHQIRPQPDRSRIAPGLRRPEKYAAQNLEDPEHQVGSGCLVGQLVGQAAARLGGLGPLLDPDHVAATLRSIMRHNFRPSMRGHVNHFRSYALADEAGLVIAAYPRGDRPERPFPYCNEVWSGLEYTAAVGMLQEGQPDAALQVIEAVRARHDGARRNPFDEPEYGHHYARAMAAWGAVVAVAGFGYSAVRAEMRFAADPGTAFWSNGSAWGTCTRTKNDHGWHVRLDVLGGEVRLRAFELTDVGRVEFDAGCEVHLDSPLTLHIPA
- a CDS encoding DUF2384 domain-containing protein; translated protein: MIRETTMALLAERLGQVATELRLDQADLARILGASPRTVARWLQEETAPRRDTRERILELVAVLNALSKTVHGQAAYDWLYSPIPALEHRKPADLLAQGRYREVLGAIDALAEGVFV